From Thermodesulfobacteriota bacterium:
CGCGGTCACACAAGGAGGCGGCAATGGGTGATCTCAGCAAGAATTTCAACCGTTCGGAATTCGCCTGCAAGGGCAAGAACTGCTGCGGCCATTCGGCTGCGGTCCATCCCGACCTGGTCGACGCCCTGCAGGCGTTGCGCGACCGCATCGGCAAACCGCTGTCCATCACCAGCGGCTTCCGCTGTAACCGGCACAATAAGGCGGTGGGCGGCGCGGAGCAGAGTTTCCACACGCTGGGCATGGCGGCCGACGTGAGCTGTCCGGCAGGCGTTTCGCCCGAGGAACTGGCGGTCATCGCCGAGGAGATTCC
This genomic window contains:
- a CDS encoding D-Ala-D-Ala carboxypeptidase family metallohydrolase, coding for MGDLSKNFNRSEFACKGKNCCGHSAAVHPDLVDALQALRDRIGKPLSITSGFRCNRHNKAVGGAEQSFHTLGMAADVSCPAGVSPEELAVIAEEIPLFREGGIGVYASWVHLDVRQSGKARWRS